TGGCGCTGCTGCCGCTGGGCCTGCTGGCGGGCGCGGTCGCGCCGCTGTACCTGGCGGTGCTGGACCAGGCCCATGTGCAGTTCCGCCGCTGGCACGCGCCGCTGTGGCTCAAGCTGGGCACCGGCGGCCTGCTGGTGGGCCTGATCTCGCTGCTCAGCCCCGAGGTCTGGGGCAATGGCTACAGCGTGGTCAACGCCATCCTGCAGGACCATTGGTCGATGGCCGCGCTACTGGCGGTGCTGTTCTGGAAGGTGCTGGCCGTCTCGGCCACCACGGGTTCGGGCGCGGTGGGCGGCATCTTCACGCCCACGCTGTTCGTGGGCGCGGTGCTGGGCGCGCTGTTCGGCGACCTGCTGCAGCAGCTGTGGCCCGGCCTGGTGCCGGTGCCCGTGGCGGTGGTCATCGGCATGGGGGCCTTCCTGGCGGCCTGCACCCACGCGCCGCTGATGTCCATCCTGATGCTGTTCGAGATGACCCAGAACTACAACCTGATGGTGCCGCTGATGGCCACCTGCGTGCTGGGTTACCTCGTCTCGCATGCGCTGCGGGTGCGCTCCATCTACGCCGTCACCCAGGAACAGATCAAGCCCGCGGCGGCGCTGACCATCGCCGCCGACCTGCTGCACACCGAGCCGCCCACCGTCACGCTGGGCCAACCCATGCAGGTGGTGGAAGAACGCTTCCGCCAGAGCCGCTGGCAGCATGTCTATGTGACCGACGCGGCGGGCCGCTTCCTGGGCGCCATCCCGCTGCAGGACTTCCGGCTGCAGCGGCTGCCCGACGGCACCGCCGCCGCGCAACCCTGGCCGCCCCAGCTGCTGCGCGCCGACTACCCGCGCGTGCGGCTGGAGGCCCCGGCCTGGGAGGTGCTGGAGGTGTTCAGCCGCCACCCGGGCGAGCGCCTGCCGGTGCTGGACACGCAGGACCGGCTGATCGGCTATGTGGTCAAGTCGGACCTGGTGCTGCTGTGCCGGGACTACCTGGCCCAGCTCTGAGCCCCGGCCGGGCCTTCAGCCCGGCAGACGATGGGCCAGGTCCGCCCGCCGCGCCAGCAGCTGCTGCGCCAGCGCGGGCGCGCCCCCGTGACGCAGCACGCAGGCCTGGATCATGGCGGCCGGCAGCGCGGTGACCACCTGCCCGGCGGCCTGCCGTTCGGCCGCGTCCATGTCGGCAAACAGGCGCCGGGCATGCGGGTTGTCGGGGTCGCGGCGCAGCCGGTCCCACTCGCCCACCCGGGTGCCGAAGGCCTCGCCCTTGGGGTCGCCCTGGGCGCGGTAGCGCAGCGCGCCGCCCACGTCCAGCGTCAGCACCGTGCCATCGGTGGCCACGCCCTGGTTGTCGCCCTCGAAGCCGACGGCGTCCCAGTTGGCCAGCCAGGCGTGCACGCCCAGCCAGTGGCGGGCCTGGCGCCGCTCGGCCTCGCTGAACCGGGACAGGCGGCTGTGCTGCAGCGTCTGCCAGGCGGTGGCCACCTGGTCCGGCGCGCGGCAGCGGCGGTAGTGCAGCGTGGGCGCGCCGGCCAGGGCGTAGAGCTGAGCGGCCAGCCACTCGTTGCGCGCATGGTCGGGAGACTCCACGGTCTTGACGTACCAGCGCCGGCCCCGGGCGTCTTCGTAAAGCCCCGCCGGGTGGCTGCCCAGGGCGCCGCCCACCCGCTGCATCGCCGCGGTGTCCAGCGGCGCACGGTCCTCGTCTTGCAGGGTCATGGCGGGCCTCAGGGCTGAGGCAGGGTGCGGCGCACCAGGGCCAGCTGCCCCGGCGTCTCGATGGCGCCGCGGCGCACCCGGCGCACCGCGCGGATGGCCTCGTCCGGCGCCCAGCCCAGTTCCACCAGCAGGCGCGCGGCCACCATGCCGGCGCGGCCCAGGCCGCCCTTGCAGTGCACCAGCACATCGCCCCCGGCGCGCAGCAGGGCGCGGATCTCGGCCCCCTGCGCCACCCAGGCCCGCTCGAAGGGCTCGGCCGGCACGCCGAAATCCGCGATCGGCAGGTGCCGCCAGCGCAGGCCGCGCCGCTGCACCTCCAGCCCCAGGCGCGGCACGCGCAGGGCCACGAGTTCATCGGGCTCCACCAGGGTCAGCACCAGCTGCGCGCCCCAGGCGGCGATGGCGTCCAGGTCCACCCCCAGGTCGCGGGCCCAGGCGCCGGTGGCCGCGGCATGGTCGTGCTTGCCGGGGCAGAAGGTGATGCCGATGCGGCCCCAGCCATCGCCGGCGCGCAACTCGGCGATCTGCAGCGGGTGGGTGTGGCTGGTGCGCACGACGGTCATGCCCCATCGTGCCACCGCACAGCTGTGGCCACCGCATTGGCCCAGCGGGGCAGTCTGGCTCAGGCGCGCAGCAGTTCGTCCGCCACCGCGCGGCCCTCGGCCCCGGCCCAGTCCACCGCCCCCATCAGCTGGAAGCGGGCCCGACCCTGGCGGTCGATGCCCACCGTGCAGGGGAAGACCCGGGCCTCGAAGGCCTTGGCCACCGCGCCCTCGTCGTCCAGCGCCACCGGCAGGTCCAGGCCCAGCGGCGCCAGGAAGCTGCGCACGGTGCTGGCCGGCTCGCGGTAGTCCACCGCCATCAGCTGCAGGCCGCGGGCGCGTTCGCGCCGGGCCATGGCGGCCAGCTGGGGCAGCTCTTCACGGCAGGGCTCGCACCAGGTGGCCCAGAAGTGCAGCAGCACGGCCTGGCCCCGGGCACTGGCCAGGGTCCAGCGGCCGCCGTCCAGCAGCGGCAGATCCACCGCCGGCGTGGCGCGCCCTTTCGGCCAGGCCTTGCGCAGCACCGTGGGGGCGGCCAGCGCCCGGTGTGGCGCGGCGGCGCCCAGCACGGCCAGCAGCATGGACGCCGACGCGGCGGCCAGGCCCTGGCGCCGCCGCTGGTCGGGAACACCCCTGCCACCCGCGGGGCAGGGTTCACGGGGGGGGAAACCCTTCATCGTTAGAATTTTCCCTCCTTCCACAGGATCTCTTGCCCATGACCTCCTTCCTGTCGAGGCGCAGCCTCGTGAAATCGGCCTCTGCTTCCCTGCTGCTCGCGGGCGTGCCCGCCCTGCGCGCCGAGGAGGCCCAGCGCCATTTCGATCCCAAGCCCAACGGCTGGCGCACCTTCGACGTGACGACCACCGTGTCGCTGAAGGAGGCCAAGGGCCCGTCCACCATCTGGCTGCCAGTGCCCTCGCTGGACAACGGCTGGCAGCGCACGCTGGACGTGCACTGGACCGACAACGCCGGCAAGGTGCAGATGAGCACCGATGGCGACACCGGCGCCAAGATCCTGACCGCCAGCTACGACGCCTCGGTGGCGCTACCCACCCTCACCCTGGTGACCCGCGTGCAGACGCAGAACCGGGGTGTGGACTGGCAGGCCAAGTCCTCCGAGCCGGTGGACCCGGCCGAGCTGCGCCGCTGGGTGCAGCCCAGCGAGCTGATCCCGGTGGACGGCATCGTGCGCAAGGTGGCCCAGCAGATCGTGGCAGGCACCCGCACCGACCGCGAGAAGGCCCAGCGCATCTACGACTGGGTGATCGTCAGCTCCTACCGCGACCCCAAGGTGCGCGGCTGCGGCGTGGGCGACATCCGGGCGATGCTGGAAAGCGGCAACCTCTCGGGCAAGTGCGCCGACATCAACGCCCTGTTCGTGGGCCTGTGCCGCGCGGCCGGCATCCCGGCGCGTGACATCTACGGCGTGCGCCTGGTGCCCAGCGCCTTCGGCTACCGCGAGCTGGGCGGCAACCCCGCCAGCCTCAAGGGCGCGCAGCACTGCCGCTCCGAGATCTACCTGAAGGGCCACGGCTGGGTGGCCATGGACCCGGCCGACGTCACCAAGGTGATGCGCCAGGAAACCCCCGAGTGGATCAAGGACCCGGCCCACCCCATCGTCACCCCGGTGCGCCGCGCCCTGTTCGGCAGCTGGGAAGGCAACTGGATGGGCTACAGCAGCGCCGCCGACCTCACCTTGCCGGGCGCCAAGAAGGGCAAGCTGCCCTTCTTCATGTACCCGCAGGCCGAGACGGCCGACGGCGCCCGCGACCCCTACGCGCCGGACACCTTCGTCTACCAGATCACCGCCAAGGAGATCACCGCCTGAACGGGCGGCGCGACGCCATGGTGAGCCAGGGCCTTCCTGCCACGTCCCCGGCCCGCGGCCTGGGCGCGTTGTTGGCCGCCGGGCTGGCGGCGCTGCTGGCCTCGGGCTGCTGCGTGGCGCCGCTGGCCCTGGCCCTGCTGGGCGTCTCCGGTGCCTGGATCGGCCAGCTGCGGGTGCTGGAACCCTGGTCGCCCTGGCTGCTGGGCGGCGCTCTGGGGGCCCTGGGCCTGGCGGCCTGGCAGATCTACCGCCGCCCCGCCCCGGGCGACGCCGCCTGCACGCTGGACGACCCGGCCTGCGGCCAGACCCGCCGCGGCCTGCGCCGCTGGTTCTGGGTGGTGGCCCTGCTCACCGCCGTGCCCCTGTTGCTGCCGCTGGTGGCGCCCTGGTTCTACTGAAAGCCCTGCGATGAAGCCCCTGCTCACCCTGACCGGCGCCCTGGCCGCCCTGGCGCTGGCCGCCCCCGCTCTGGCGGCCCCGCAGCAGGTCACGCTCAACGTGCCCACCATGGACTGCGCGACCTGCCCCATCACCATCCGCGTCGCGCTGATGAAGGTGCCCGGCGTCAGCAAGGCGGTGGTGAGCTACAACAAGCGCACCGCCAAGGTCAGCTACGACGACGCCAAGACCGATGTGGCAGCGCTGATGCGCGCCACCGAGGGCGTGGGCTACCCGTCCTTCAAGGCCGACGAGCAGTAAGCCCCTTCCGATTCAGGATTCCCTGAATCTCGGGTTATGTGGAATTTTCGACCCTGAGAAATCCATACCGGAGAAATTTATTCTCCGCGCAGCGCAATCACGGGTCCAGAACAGCAATTTCTCCCGGGCCGGGCTGACCAGAATCTCCAGCCCATGGAGATCTACCTCGACGCCAACGCCACCACCCCGGTGCTGCCGGCCGCCCAGGCCGCGGCGCTGGCCTGCATGAGCGAGCAGTTCGGCAACCCCAGCAGCACGCACGCCACCGGCCTGCGCGCCCATGCCCTGCTGGACGACACCCGTGCCCGCGCCCGCCGCGTGCTGGGCATCCCGACCGGACAGCTGCTGTTCACCAGCGGCGCCACCGAGGGCATCCAGACCGCCGTGCTCTCGGCGCTGATGAGCCTGCGCGGCCGGGACGATGTGGACTGCCTGCTCTACGGCGCCACCGAGCACAAGGCCGTGCCAGCGGCCCTGCACCACTGGAACCGGGTGCTGGACCTGGGCCTGGTGGTCGCCCCCATCCCGGTGGACCCGCAGGGGCGCCACGAGCTGGACTGGCTGCGCCGACACGCGGGCCGCGCCGGCCTGGTCTGCACCATGGCCGCCAACAACGAAAGCGGCGTCATCAGCGACCTGGACGGCATTGCCGCCGCGCTGGCCGACAGCCCGGCCCTGTGGCTGGTGGACGGCGTGCAGGGCCTGGGCAAGCTGGACCTGCGCCTGGCCGAGCGGCGCGTCGACTACGCGCCGTTTTCCGGTCACAAGCTCTACGCACCCAAGGGCATCGGCCTGCTCTATGTGCGCGAAGGCGCCCCCTTCACCCCGCTGATGGCCGGCGGCGGGCAGGAGGGAGGCCTGCGCTCAGGCACCGAGAACATGGCCGGCGTGGCCGCCCTGGGCGCCGTGCTGACCGCGCTGGAAGACGGCCACACCTTTGCCTCCCCTGCCCTGCTGGCCCAACACCGTGCGCACCTGACGGAGGCGCTGAGCGAGGCCTTTCCCGGCCTGGTCTTCAACGCCCCGGCCGCGCTGAGCCTGCCCACCACGCTGAACTTCTCGGTGCCCGGCGTGGCCTCGCGCCTGCTGCTGGAGTTGTTCGATGCCGCGGGCGTGCGGGTCAGTGGGGGCTCGGCCTGCAGCGCCGCCCAGGCCGCCCCCAGCTTCGTGCTGGAGGCCATGGGCCTGCCAGCCTGGCAGACCGGCTCGGCCATCCGCCTGTCCTTCGGGCCACTGGCCAACGAGGCCTTCATCGACGCGGCCTGCGCGCGCATCCGCGCCTGCGGCGAGGTTCTGCGGTCCCAGGGGCGGCAGGGCCAGCGCCCGCCCGACGCAACGGCCCATCCCGTCTGCGCCCCCGCGGGCAAGCCCGAGCAGGACCTGCTGTGCAGCGTGGCCGACGTGGCCGCCCTGGCCCATCGACATCCGGGGCTGACGCTGGTGGATGTGCACGAGGCCCATGAACAGGGCTGGGATGACGAGCGCCTGGACAGCCTGGGCTTGCCCCGTCGGCGCCTGCCACTGAGTCAGTGGCTCGACACCCCACCCGGACAGCAGACACGCACGGTGCCTGAAGAACTGCCCGACACCCCGCTACTGTTCATCTGCCGCAGTGGCCAGCGCAGCGCCCAGGCTGCCCGGCGGCTGCGGCAACAGGGTCAGCCCAGAGCCTGGAGTCTGGCAGGGGGGGTGGCGCTGCTGCCCGAGGCACCGGCCGGTGCGCGCACCGCCACCGATGCCATCGGAGACCGCCCCTCTCTCCCAGCCTAGGGCTGGCTCAAGCGCGCCATCAAGCCCAGGGCCTGGCGGAGCGTCTCCAGCTCCGCCGCGTCCAGGCGGGATGCGAGCCGCTCGGACAGCAGCGCCGAGCGGCTGGCCATGTCCGCTTCGACGGCGCGCTTTCCCGCCGGAGTCAGCGCCACCTCCTGGCTGCGGCGGTCCAGCCGCCCCGGGTGCAGTTCGACCCAGCCGAGCTGCTGGAGCCGCCCGATGACCAGTCGCATGCTCTGGTGCTTCACCTGTCTGGCCTTGGCCAGCTGGGCGATGTTGGCAGGCCCCTGACGATAGAGGAACGCCAGCGTTTCGGTGTGAGCGGTAGAAGCCGTTGCGCTGGCCGAGCGGACCGAGCGGACAAAGTCGCCCACGACCATGCGCAGCTGCTCGGCCAGGCTGGCGACGTCCTGCTCGGCGCTTGCATTCTTCGGGCTCATGTGCCCGACCGGTCAGGGCTGGGCGGAATCCTGAGGGCACCCACCACGGCCGCCAGGTTGTTCACCCCCCAATGCTCGCGGTATTGCCCATCGGTCACCCGCACGATGTCGATGGCATCAATGGAGACCGCGCGACCCGTCGGCTCTATCCCCATCAGCGACCCGCTGTGCACGCCGGTGATCGACTTGCGGGTCGTCACCTTGTCACCCTCGCACAGCTGCTCGTGGATGACGACCTTCAGGTCGGACAGTGCCGGGCGGAGCACGTTCTCGAAGGTGTTCCACATGCCCTCCGCACCGCGCGCCTGGGGCGGCGCCGACCAGTTGACGAAGTCCGGCGCCATCAAGGCCTCGAACGCCTCGCGCCGGCCCTGCTGAATCACCTCGATGTTGAAACGCGTGACCGTTTGCTTGTTGGCGGCACTGTCCATAGCTCACTCCTTTGGAAGCTGCAAATATACAGTTAGACTGTATATTTATACTCGCTCCAGGGGAATCGGACCAATGATGTGAATCGACCCCGTGGCCAGGTCGGCTTCTGGATCTGGACCAGGCACGGGCCCGGCTGCGCAGCGGTCCCTCTGATGGAAGCGATTCGTGTCAGTGAATCAGCCCAAAGCCGATTCCGGAAACGGCGACGGCCGTTCCCGCCAGCAGGGGCAGAAGAATGGCGGCGAACCCGGCCAGCGTCGTCGCATGCACGCGGCGCAGCGTGGCCCAGTCATAAGCGGCCGCAGCCAGGGTGAGCAGCAACATGCCAGCGCCCGCGAAGGCCGGCGCCAGTGCCAGCCCCGCGCCGATGATCGGCCAGAAGGCAAAGCGGGCGCAGGCGGGACCGATGATGGCAATGGATGCGAACAGCACCAGCCGCCGGTGCTCAGGCAGCCGCCGCCGCTTCACCACCGCCATGCCCACCAGCGCTGCGAACGAGAGCAGGCTCATGTAGTTGGCCCAGATGAACATGTTCTCCGGGTCCTGCGCCGACTGGATCTGCCAGGCCAGTGCGGTGTTCACCCAGGCGCCGGTGATCAGAACGGCAGGAACCACCAGAACCGTGGCCCACGCCGTCCGGACGTGAAGGCTCCTCCGGCCGCTGGCGGCGAACCAGGCCTGGGGCACCGTCAGCACGAACCACAGTGTCAGCGCGACCCCGTGAATCGCCAGACGCAGATGCAGCGGAATCTCGAGGAACAGCCCGCGCAGGTAGAAGCTGCGCGCAAATCCGACGAGGACCACGCACAGCAGAAAGGCATGGGCCCTCAGAAATGTCCTCGATTCCCTCTGCTGTGCGTTCATGGCCCGCTCCATTTCCAGACGGGCCGGCGGCCCCTCACTCCACCGTCACACTCTTGGCCAAATTCCGCGGCTTGTCCACATCCGTGCCGCGCGCGCAGGCGGTGTGGTACGCCAGCAGCTGCAGCGGCACCACGTGCAGGATGGGGCTGAGCGCGCCGTAGTGCTCGGGCATGCGGATGACGTGCACGCCTTCGCTGCTCTCGATGCGGCTGTCGGCGTCGGCAAAGACATAGAGCTGGCCGCCGCGGGCGCGCACTTCCTGCATGTTGCTCTTGAGCTTTTCCAGCAGGGCGTCGTGCGGGGCCACGGTCACCACCGGCATCTCGGCGGTCACCAGGGCCAGGGGGCCGTGCTTCAGCTCCCCGGCCGGGTAGGCCTCGGCGTGGATGTAGCTGATCTCCTTGAGCTTCAGCGCCCCTTCCAGCGCGATGGGGTAGTGCAGGCCGCGGCCCAGGAACAGGGCGTTTTCCTTGCGGGCGAAGGCCTCGGCCCAGGCCACCACCTGGGGCTCCAGCGCCAGCACGGCCTGCAGCGCGGAAGGCAGGTGGCGCATGGCTTTGAGGTGGGCGGCCTCGTCGGCCTCGCTCAGCAGGCCGCGCACCTGGGCCAGGGCCAGGGTCAGCAGGAACAGGCCGGCCAGCTGGGTGGTGAAGGCCTTGGTGCTGGCCACGCCCACTTCCACGCCGGCGCGGGTGATGTAGGCCAGCTCGCATTCGCGCACCATGGCGCTGGTGGCCACGTTGCAGATGGTCAGCGTGTGCGTCATGCCCAGGCTGCGGGCGTGCTTGAGGGCTGCCAGGGTGTCGGCGGTTTCGCCGCTCTGGCTGATGGTGACGACCAGGGTCTTCGGGTCGGGCACGCTGTCGCGGTAGCGGTACTCGCTGGCGATCTCCACGCTGGTGGGGATCTTGGCGATGCTCTCCAGCCAGTACTTGGCGGCCGAACCGGAGTAGTAGCTGGTGCCGCAGGCCAGGATGAGCACGCGGTCCACGTCCTTGAAGATGCGGTAGGCGCCGTCCCCGAACAGCTCGGGGGTGATGCTCTCCACGCCTTCGAGCGTGTCGGCAATGGCGCGCGGCTGCTCGAAGA
This sequence is a window from Ideonella dechloratans. Protein-coding genes within it:
- a CDS encoding ClcB-like voltage-gated chloride channel protein — its product is MQSPDHPLQGTRQLIWQHPVVFAALIGVAGALLTIGFREAIHGVETLAYGRSDSLVSIARGLQGWQRVLPPVIGGVVAGLLLRWTQRWVREEHGGDYMEAIALGNGELDVRRSLLKALSSLATVASGGAIGREGPMVQLAALAGSLFGRWWALPVPRRRLYVACGAAAGVATAYNAPIAGALFIAEIVLNSLSLASLAPLIVSAFTANLVVRQLAGYAPTYHMPFSALNHDVEIMALLPLGLLAGAVAPLYLAVLDQAHVQFRRWHAPLWLKLGTGGLLVGLISLLSPEVWGNGYSVVNAILQDHWSMAALLAVLFWKVLAVSATTGSGAVGGIFTPTLFVGAVLGALFGDLLQQLWPGLVPVPVAVVIGMGAFLAACTHAPLMSILMLFEMTQNYNLMVPLMATCVLGYLVSHALRVRSIYAVTQEQIKPAAALTIAADLLHTEPPTVTLGQPMQVVEERFRQSRWQHVYVTDAAGRFLGAIPLQDFRLQRLPDGTAAAQPWPPQLLRADYPRVRLEAPAWEVLEVFSRHPGERLPVLDTQDRLIGYVVKSDLVLLCRDYLAQL
- a CDS encoding cyclin-dependent kinase inhibitor 3 family protein translates to MTVVRTSHTHPLQIAELRAGDGWGRIGITFCPGKHDHAAATGAWARDLGVDLDAIAAWGAQLVLTLVEPDELVALRVPRLGLEVQRRGLRWRHLPIADFGVPAEPFERAWVAQGAEIRALLRAGGDVLVHCKGGLGRAGMVAARLLVELGWAPDEAIRAVRRVRRGAIETPGQLALVRRTLPQP
- a CDS encoding TlpA family protein disulfide reductase, encoding MKGFPPREPCPAGGRGVPDQRRRQGLAAASASMLLAVLGAAAPHRALAAPTVLRKAWPKGRATPAVDLPLLDGGRWTLASARGQAVLLHFWATWCEPCREELPQLAAMARRERARGLQLMAVDYREPASTVRSFLAPLGLDLPVALDDEGAVAKAFEARVFPCTVGIDRQGRARFQLMGAVDWAGAEGRAVADELLRA
- a CDS encoding transglutaminase-like domain-containing protein, producing MTSFLSRRSLVKSASASLLLAGVPALRAEEAQRHFDPKPNGWRTFDVTTTVSLKEAKGPSTIWLPVPSLDNGWQRTLDVHWTDNAGKVQMSTDGDTGAKILTASYDASVALPTLTLVTRVQTQNRGVDWQAKSSEPVDPAELRRWVQPSELIPVDGIVRKVAQQIVAGTRTDREKAQRIYDWVIVSSYRDPKVRGCGVGDIRAMLESGNLSGKCADINALFVGLCRAAGIPARDIYGVRLVPSAFGYRELGGNPASLKGAQHCRSEIYLKGHGWVAMDPADVTKVMRQETPEWIKDPAHPIVTPVRRALFGSWEGNWMGYSSAADLTLPGAKKGKLPFFMYPQAETADGARDPYAPDTFVYQITAKEITA
- a CDS encoding mercuric transporter MerT family protein; the encoded protein is MVSQGLPATSPARGLGALLAAGLAALLASGCCVAPLALALLGVSGAWIGQLRVLEPWSPWLLGGALGALGLAAWQIYRRPAPGDAACTLDDPACGQTRRGLRRWFWVVALLTAVPLLLPLVAPWFY
- the merP gene encoding mercury resistance system periplasmic binding protein MerP → MKPLLTLTGALAALALAAPALAAPQQVTLNVPTMDCATCPITIRVALMKVPGVSKAVVSYNKRTAKVSYDDAKTDVAALMRATEGVGYPSFKADEQ
- a CDS encoding aminotransferase class V-fold PLP-dependent enzyme, whose translation is MEIYLDANATTPVLPAAQAAALACMSEQFGNPSSTHATGLRAHALLDDTRARARRVLGIPTGQLLFTSGATEGIQTAVLSALMSLRGRDDVDCLLYGATEHKAVPAALHHWNRVLDLGLVVAPIPVDPQGRHELDWLRRHAGRAGLVCTMAANNESGVISDLDGIAAALADSPALWLVDGVQGLGKLDLRLAERRVDYAPFSGHKLYAPKGIGLLYVREGAPFTPLMAGGGQEGGLRSGTENMAGVAALGAVLTALEDGHTFASPALLAQHRAHLTEALSEAFPGLVFNAPAALSLPTTLNFSVPGVASRLLLELFDAAGVRVSGGSACSAAQAAPSFVLEAMGLPAWQTGSAIRLSFGPLANEAFIDAACARIRACGEVLRSQGRQGQRPPDATAHPVCAPAGKPEQDLLCSVADVAALAHRHPGLTLVDVHEAHEQGWDDERLDSLGLPRRRLPLSQWLDTPPGQQTRTVPEELPDTPLLFICRSGQRSAQAARRLRQQGQPRAWSLAGGVALLPEAPAGARTATDAIGDRPSLPA
- a CDS encoding MarR family winged helix-turn-helix transcriptional regulator, with protein sequence MSPKNASAEQDVASLAEQLRMVVGDFVRSVRSASATASTAHTETLAFLYRQGPANIAQLAKARQVKHQSMRLVIGRLQQLGWVELHPGRLDRRSQEVALTPAGKRAVEADMASRSALLSERLASRLDAAELETLRQALGLMARLSQP
- a CDS encoding ester cyclase — translated: MDSAANKQTVTRFNIEVIQQGRREAFEALMAPDFVNWSAPPQARGAEGMWNTFENVLRPALSDLKVVIHEQLCEGDKVTTRKSITGVHSGSLMGIEPTGRAVSIDAIDIVRVTDGQYREHWGVNNLAAVVGALRIPPSPDRSGT
- the glmS gene encoding glutamine--fructose-6-phosphate transaminase (isomerizing) is translated as MCGIVGAVSTANVVPVLVQGLQRLEYRGYDSCGVAVIQDGALRRSRSTARVAELREHIEQDDVQGLIGIAHTRWATHGAPAVANAHPHFSGDKIALVHNGIIENYEELRTELKAKGYVFESQTDTEVIAHLVHHLYDGDLFEAVQQTTRRLKGAYAIAVFCRDEPQRVVGAREGSPLILGLGGAAAGGANYLASDAMALAGVTDQIVYLEDGDVVDVQLGKHWIVARDASGEFRPVERAVRTVHAHSGAAELGPYRHYMQKEIFEQPRAIADTLEGVESITPELFGDGAYRIFKDVDRVLILACGTSYYSGSAAKYWLESIAKIPTSVEIASEYRYRDSVPDPKTLVVTISQSGETADTLAALKHARSLGMTHTLTICNVATSAMVRECELAYITRAGVEVGVASTKAFTTQLAGLFLLTLALAQVRGLLSEADEAAHLKAMRHLPSALQAVLALEPQVVAWAEAFARKENALFLGRGLHYPIALEGALKLKEISYIHAEAYPAGELKHGPLALVTAEMPVVTVAPHDALLEKLKSNMQEVRARGGQLYVFADADSRIESSEGVHVIRMPEHYGALSPILHVVPLQLLAYHTACARGTDVDKPRNLAKSVTVE